The Chitinivibrionia bacterium genome window below encodes:
- a CDS encoding chemotaxis protein CheX — translation MNAAIINPFIAATIDTYKRMLFDDAVKPGAPALKKQPYPNYDVSTTIGLSGKAQGMISIAYSYDVAIKTISAMVGGTIEKNSPDLADGVGEIVNIIAGYAKKDLVEYALQISLPSVIRGEHFITTPSGVPCIIVPFESKYGKFIMEVVLVTK, via the coding sequence GTGAATGCTGCTATTATAAACCCGTTTATCGCCGCGACGATTGACACGTACAAACGAATGCTTTTTGATGACGCTGTAAAGCCGGGCGCGCCCGCACTTAAAAAACAACCGTACCCGAACTACGACGTATCTACCACGATAGGGCTTTCGGGTAAAGCACAAGGAATGATCTCTATAGCATATTCTTACGATGTCGCTATAAAAACAATTTCGGCGATGGTTGGCGGCACGATTGAAAAAAACAGTCCCGATTTGGCGGACGGTGTCGGTGAAATCGTAAATATTATAGCAGGATATGCAAAAAAAGACTTAGTCGAATATGCGCTTCAAATATCGCTTCCGAGCGTTATCAGAGGTGAACACTTTATTACAACGCCCAGCGGAGTTCCGTGTATTATTGTTCCATTTGAGAGTAAATACGGGAAATTTATTATGGAAGTGGTGTTGGTAACAAAATAA
- a CDS encoding cysteine desulfurase, producing the protein MSLNLYLDYNAATPLDEDVSAKMLAHQKIFANPASSHIAGQKAASLLENSREIIADFLQAKQHEIIFTSGGTESNNTVLWQMLTNKKLKKLVISSVEHPSIDEYADFLSEKQVEVVRIPVDKQGFADLDFLAQNCDKQTLVSIIWANNEIGTIQDVAKIAEITKKHDALLHFDAVQAFGKLPISMRDIAADFLTFTSHKVYGPRGIGGLFVRENTPFFPLIMGGGQEGGFRSGTGNQILASGFAEAVEKCKANFGKEEKEIWALRQTLKEKLTATIGEIKFNGAQEEGKTLSGTLSITLPDIENEIIVLRLDNKGIFISKGSACSSQKVFASSVLTAVGLSAREAARTIRVGLGKDTKIEEINLFLKEMSEIVQKIRESRISL; encoded by the coding sequence ATGTCTTTGAATTTATATCTTGATTACAACGCGGCGACTCCGCTTGACGAAGACGTATCAGCCAAAATGCTTGCGCATCAAAAAATATTTGCAAACCCCGCAAGTTCACATATTGCAGGGCAAAAAGCAGCAAGTTTACTCGAAAATTCCCGCGAAATAATAGCCGATTTTTTGCAGGCAAAGCAACACGAAATAATTTTTACAAGCGGCGGCACCGAAAGCAATAACACGGTCTTGTGGCAGATGCTCACCAACAAAAAACTCAAAAAATTAGTAATTTCTTCTGTCGAGCACCCCTCAATCGACGAATATGCCGATTTTTTAAGCGAGAAGCAGGTTGAAGTTGTCCGAATACCCGTAGATAAACAGGGCTTTGCAGATTTGGATTTTTTGGCTCAAAATTGCGACAAACAAACGTTAGTCAGCATAATTTGGGCAAACAACGAAATCGGCACAATCCAAGATGTTGCAAAAATTGCCGAAATCACAAAAAAACACGACGCGCTTTTGCATTTCGACGCAGTTCAGGCGTTCGGGAAATTGCCGATTTCGATGCGCGATATTGCCGCGGACTTTTTAACATTCACAAGCCACAAGGTTTACGGACCGCGCGGGATTGGCGGACTGTTCGTGCGTGAAAATACGCCTTTTTTTCCGCTGATTATGGGCGGTGGTCAAGAGGGCGGCTTTCGTTCGGGGACAGGTAATCAGATTTTGGCGTCGGGTTTTGCCGAAGCGGTAGAAAAATGCAAGGCAAACTTCGGCAAAGAAGAAAAGGAAATTTGGGCGTTGCGTCAAACATTAAAAGAAAAATTAACTGCAACAATCGGTGAAATAAAATTTAACGGTGCGCAAGAAGAAGGAAAAACACTGAGCGGCACATTGAGCATAACGCTCCCCGACATCGAAAATGAAATCATTGTTCTTCGGCTCGATAACAAGGGAATTTTTATTTCGAAGGGTTCGGCGTGTTCGTCTCAAAAAGTGTTTGCAAGCAGTGTTTTAACGGCAGTGGGACTTAGCGCAAGAGAGGCGGCAAGAACCATTCGGGTGGGGCTCGGTAAAGATACAAAAATCGAAGAAATAAATCTGTTTCTGAAAGAAATGTCAGAAATTGTGCAAAAAATTCGCGAAAGTCGAATTTCGTTGTGA
- a CDS encoding EAL domain-containing protein, translating to MNRKLWKKLVSDNDEEIQAIPLMNFKLHLSRIALCFIIFIAAITGFLLVSQMYVFNALGFATVIFLALGGIYVSYYKARYFRCLFLFVPIFTLVVAKFFNSCLLNAYGDAFSAYYILQIALGYFLCSSKVGLFYAGITLVAIFVPWAVNDFSAQILGKFHAILLIFVSAGGFVISKYFEADSLNNEIRKNTDEQTGLLNANGFIKELKKAISNGKQFYTVLFAFDKFNEQFSDDGSESIQNSSADKFLKTVASRLVLVQKSFAHSRIAKGKFVFISTAENALVLTAQLEEFEKDIDNRYFELHNLPDGNTLSLLSGIVCFPTQAEDIPQILSYAEISLEKSKSNKNNVKNVFFMREYLDDKNRLSTIQKDLFTACLNGELQVYYQPKVSLVDKEVTGMEALARWTHPSVGYIPPNEFVEIAEKSGHILALGEYVLESAFYHIKQVHKICNNDSINISINISPTQLLESNFKEKILNRAKNFGVDPSVVYLEITEGTMLKSGAQAILQGLKNEGFNLSLDDFGTGYSSLNYLHKYSFDELKIDKSFTDGLMRGRNERKLFRFLILLAKELGMRTVTEGVEDEVQIRLLKNLGAEEIQGWYYSKALPSFDCIEYIRKFRFTDDNADGDPNSLGIAGSFSVVDNLKYE from the coding sequence ATGAATAGGAAACTTTGGAAAAAATTAGTGTCCGACAATGATGAGGAAATTCAAGCAATCCCTCTGATGAATTTTAAATTGCATTTATCTCGAATTGCTTTGTGTTTTATCATATTCATTGCCGCAATAACAGGCTTTTTGCTTGTTAGTCAAATGTATGTATTTAATGCATTGGGCTTTGCGACGGTTATATTTTTGGCATTGGGCGGAATTTACGTCTCTTATTACAAAGCCAGATATTTCAGGTGTTTGTTTTTATTTGTACCTATTTTTACTCTTGTCGTCGCTAAGTTTTTCAATAGTTGTTTACTTAATGCGTACGGGGATGCTTTTTCAGCGTATTATATTTTACAGATAGCTCTCGGTTATTTTTTATGTTCGTCAAAAGTCGGACTTTTTTATGCAGGGATAACTTTGGTTGCGATTTTTGTCCCTTGGGCTGTTAACGATTTTTCGGCGCAAATATTAGGCAAATTTCACGCAATTCTTCTGATATTTGTTTCGGCAGGCGGCTTTGTTATTTCAAAATACTTTGAAGCAGACTCCTTAAACAACGAAATCAGAAAAAACACCGACGAGCAGACAGGGCTTTTGAATGCCAACGGTTTCATAAAAGAACTCAAAAAGGCGATTTCAAACGGAAAACAGTTTTATACGGTTTTATTTGCTTTCGATAAATTTAACGAGCAATTCAGCGACGACGGCAGTGAAAGCATTCAAAACTCAAGCGCCGATAAGTTCCTCAAAACGGTTGCCTCAAGATTGGTTTTGGTGCAGAAAAGTTTTGCACACTCGCGCATTGCAAAAGGTAAGTTCGTTTTTATTTCCACCGCCGAAAACGCCCTTGTCCTGACGGCGCAATTAGAAGAATTTGAAAAGGATATTGACAACAGATATTTTGAATTGCATAATCTGCCCGACGGTAATACACTGTCGCTTTTGAGCGGAATAGTATGTTTTCCCACTCAGGCGGAGGACATACCGCAAATTTTGAGTTATGCCGAAATTTCGCTTGAAAAATCCAAGTCCAACAAAAACAACGTGAAAAACGTATTCTTTATGCGAGAATATCTTGACGACAAAAACAGGCTTTCCACAATACAAAAAGACCTTTTTACAGCTTGTCTCAACGGCGAATTGCAGGTTTATTATCAACCGAAAGTATCTCTTGTGGACAAAGAAGTGACAGGGATGGAAGCGCTTGCGCGTTGGACTCACCCAAGCGTCGGCTACATACCGCCAAACGAATTTGTAGAAATCGCCGAAAAAAGCGGACACATACTTGCTTTGGGCGAATATGTTTTGGAGTCGGCGTTTTATCATATAAAACAAGTGCATAAAATTTGCAATAATGATAGCATAAATATTTCTATAAACATTTCGCCAACACAGTTGTTGGAGTCTAATTTTAAGGAAAAAATACTCAACAGGGCTAAAAACTTTGGCGTTGACCCGTCTGTGGTTTATTTGGAAATAACCGAAGGAACAATGCTGAAAAGCGGTGCGCAGGCAATACTTCAAGGGCTCAAAAACGAGGGCTTTAACCTTTCGCTTGACGACTTTGGTACGGGCTATTCTTCGCTTAACTATCTTCACAAATACAGTTTTGACGAGCTTAAAATCGACAAAAGTTTTACCGATGGCTTAATGCGCGGACGAAATGAGCGCAAATTGTTCAGATTTTTGATTTTGCTTGCAAAAGAACTCGGAATGCGCACTGTTACCGAGGGCGTAGAGGACGAAGTGCAAATTCGCCTTCTGAAAAATCTGGGCGCCGAAGAAATTCAAGGTTGGTATTATTCCAAAGCGTTGCCGAGTTTTGACTGCATAGAATACATACGAAAGTTCCGTTTCACCGACGACAACGCGGACGGAGACCCGAACAGTCTCGGAATAGCAGGCAGTTTTTCGGTAGTCGATAATCTTAAATACGAATAA
- a CDS encoding tetratricopeptide repeat protein produces the protein MKKRVFSLFFSFSLFCTFAFSGELHIDLNNLDPLTSAIFRGVEEAFNVNEKGLDALQSGDFEEAERLFIQAGTIIPIYSEARNNLGVVYFSTGREQEAARIWRNITMTDPDYPLAWFNLGLFNFRAGNTMEAERLFEIAYLTDPANEDIWEFYAYILVLNNQIEKAISILERKIPSQTALEMLEEIQTARAQEMATAEERRALTAEELFNIALEYHLAGDLQTAVKLYEEVLAKDRRFHRAWNNLGAIFGSRGEIERAISAYKNATGRRSDTADGYVNLVNIYSATGDTRNARRWLRRGLRRAPQNEYLLIFQQQLQG, from the coding sequence GTGAAAAAAAGAGTATTTTCTTTATTTTTTTCTTTTTCATTGTTCTGCACATTCGCATTCTCGGGGGAACTGCACATCGATTTGAATAATCTCGACCCTCTAACATCTGCGATTTTCAGAGGTGTGGAAGAAGCGTTCAACGTAAATGAAAAAGGGCTTGACGCTTTGCAAAGCGGCGATTTTGAAGAAGCCGAGCGCCTTTTCATACAAGCGGGCACAATAATTCCTATATATAGCGAGGCGCGAAACAACCTCGGCGTTGTTTATTTCAGTACGGGACGCGAACAAGAGGCAGCGCGAATTTGGAGAAATATCACTATGACCGACCCCGACTATCCTCTGGCGTGGTTCAATCTGGGACTTTTCAATTTCAGAGCGGGAAACACTATGGAGGCGGAACGCTTGTTTGAAATCGCCTACTTGACAGACCCTGCAAACGAAGATATTTGGGAATTTTACGCATACATATTAGTCCTAAACAACCAAATCGAAAAAGCCATATCTATATTAGAAAGAAAAATTCCATCGCAAACAGCGTTAGAAATGCTTGAGGAAATACAGACGGCACGCGCGCAAGAAATGGCGACAGCCGAAGAACGCCGCGCTTTAACAGCAGAGGAACTCTTTAATATTGCATTAGAATACCACTTGGCGGGAGATTTGCAAACAGCCGTCAAGCTCTACGAAGAAGTTTTGGCGAAAGACCGAAGATTTCACAGAGCTTGGAACAATCTGGGCGCGATATTCGGCTCAAGAGGCGAAATAGAAAGGGCGATTTCCGCATATAAGAATGCAACGGGAAGACGTTCCGACACAGCAGACGGCTATGTAAATCTGGTAAATATTTATTCTGCAACAGGCGATACGCGAAATGCCCGAAGATGGCTCAGACGAGGACTTAGACGGGCGCCGCAAAACGAATATCTTCTAATTTTCCAACAACAATTACAAGGATAA
- a CDS encoding ABC transporter substrate-binding protein — MKRLHPLIFALATALLITSCKTESGSTATTLSDALAQAWNFTETDDSAMNEREAAIARLPRERTLFLVGFQWGTPFSFNPLGSWPDFPIRPEFNLMYEQLTVFNSMTNEIEPLIGRIDESNNDFVSVILNPAARWSDGRRLTSADVLFTYNLNLTNSDAPCSYILGVISHLTVDTVMTTVRNENGDSINVVMEERVFVWVDKEDRNNPLSVLDLISTVPIWPQHVFEPLLRAAGGRIADVVRDPMSRPQVVSGPYNYFMHSNEKIVIRRRDDYWGNDALRGGRLPAPEFIIHPIFKGNEHASTALRRGDLDISSNFIPRVWRHKTVHTWFDGPPFYKPGAIPMFIINTTQFPLNNKHFRRAMAFAINYEDVRNLAVSGYSTEIQSGLIMPFSAEAQFFDEDDVQRYGATRFDPEAAKRELELGGFTPVWDRRGNLSHVLDANGDTVPPIGIMSPSGWTDFESVVRIAVDGMRAVGIDVRPNFVDASRYFSVKETGDFDLLFDTPASMRSKSTPWARFEVVMSTRNFRPIGQRMQNNAGRWNDPSLPNHIPQVDSLLQAIPLMNCEAELKEAYTKLNRIFMQEQPTIPVVYRPEEFYSFSTRWWTNFPTESNPYAPPRMPVASAGTRMLWEIVPTGGR, encoded by the coding sequence ATGAAACGACTACATCCGCTGATTTTTGCCTTAGCAACGGCTTTGCTGATTACATCTTGCAAAACTGAAAGCGGCTCGACAGCAACAACACTGTCCGACGCGCTTGCTCAAGCGTGGAACTTTACGGAAACCGACGACTCGGCAATGAACGAAAGAGAAGCGGCAATAGCGCGCTTACCGAGAGAAAGAACGCTCTTTTTGGTGGGCTTTCAATGGGGAACGCCTTTCTCGTTCAATCCGCTGGGAAGCTGGCCCGACTTTCCTATTCGCCCCGAATTTAATTTGATGTACGAGCAACTGACCGTATTCAACTCAATGACCAACGAAATTGAGCCGTTAATCGGAAGAATTGACGAATCAAACAACGATTTTGTTTCGGTAATACTTAACCCCGCGGCAAGATGGAGCGACGGAAGACGCCTCACTTCGGCGGACGTTCTTTTTACCTATAATCTTAACCTTACAAATTCGGACGCGCCTTGCAGTTATATTTTAGGCGTAATAAGTCATTTGACTGTCGATACCGTAATGACAACCGTCAGAAACGAAAACGGCGACTCAATAAACGTTGTAATGGAAGAGCGCGTATTTGTTTGGGTGGACAAAGAAGACAGAAACAATCCGCTTTCGGTTTTGGATTTGATTTCAACCGTGCCGATTTGGCCCCAACACGTTTTTGAACCGCTGTTGAGAGCCGCGGGCGGAAGAATTGCCGACGTTGTCCGCGACCCGATGAGCAGACCGCAGGTTGTAAGCGGACCCTACAACTACTTTATGCACTCAAATGAGAAAATCGTTATAAGAAGAAGAGACGATTATTGGGGTAATGACGCGCTCAGAGGCGGCAGATTGCCCGCTCCCGAATTTATTATCCACCCGATTTTCAAAGGAAACGAGCACGCCTCAACAGCTTTGAGACGGGGCGATTTGGATATTTCGTCGAACTTTATACCCAGAGTTTGGAGACACAAAACCGTGCATACTTGGTTTGACGGTCCTCCGTTCTACAAACCGGGCGCTATTCCGATGTTTATCATAAATACGACCCAGTTCCCGCTTAATAACAAGCATTTCAGACGGGCGATGGCTTTTGCCATAAATTACGAAGACGTCAGAAATTTGGCGGTTTCGGGATATTCGACCGAAATACAGTCGGGTTTGATTATGCCTTTTTCGGCGGAAGCGCAATTCTTCGATGAAGACGACGTTCAAAGATACGGCGCAACAAGATTTGACCCCGAAGCGGCAAAAAGAGAACTTGAACTCGGCGGTTTCACACCCGTATGGGACAGAAGAGGCAACCTCTCTCACGTTTTGGACGCAAACGGCGACACTGTTCCGCCAATCGGCATAATGTCGCCTTCGGGCTGGACGGACTTCGAGTCGGTCGTTCGGATTGCAGTTGACGGTATGCGCGCGGTCGGTATAGACGTTCGCCCCAATTTTGTGGACGCGTCGCGCTACTTTTCCGTAAAAGAAACGGGCGACTTCGATTTGCTTTTTGACACGCCTGCTTCAATGCGGTCAAAATCAACGCCTTGGGCGCGTTTTGAAGTGGTTATGAGCACCCGAAACTTCAGACCGATTGGTCAGAGAATGCAAAACAACGCAGGACGTTGGAACGACCCAAGTCTGCCGAACCACATTCCGCAAGTCGATTCGCTTCTTCAGGCAATTCCTTTAATGAATTGCGAAGCAGAACTAAAAGAAGCTTATACAAAACTGAACCGCATATTTATGCAAGAACAGCCGACTATCCCCGTGGTTTACAGACCGGAAGAGTTTTATTCGTTTTCCACAAGATGGTGGACGAACTTTCCGACCGAGAGTAATCCTTACGCACCGCCGAGAATGCCGGTTGCGTCTGCGGGAACGCGTATGCTTTGGGAAATTGTTCCGACAGGAGGTAGATAA
- a CDS encoding ABC transporter permease — MLKNYPTLRFILQRGIWYFLTFLVAVTINFFLPRFGADPIDLIMSQQRAVGRQAEQRRTAYMKQFGLVEQRRVAVTVSGEFLVDANNQPLNLETLVRSGVLFPDTLAQLWNSTFTITNLPALQSALRLMNEKRGFGLPGWIDLWGGCPESEPDQDGNFPCLSATGLENFMRTELSATDILSLPGITINRGVMVYTGDAERLRDQLGGFALINEAYLVRDGDGNFNLYQWDGDVQQPRYIRVSSGSNDDIMGTLSFLAGSEVLYEKLPEEANDKILSSVVPIRRSLFGQYIQYLVMLSRGDMGTSLIRYPQSVGEIVASAVPWTIALQFPAILFGWIVGNVLGVLAAYKRGMFDKILFPCALLTNSIPMFAFGMLLVYVFAEGFGIFPSSGGYAMGVIPSFSIAFISSAAFHYVLPFLSLFPIFASGQATGMRTMGIYELGTGYVKYAKTLGVSENRILMYIFRNAMLPQLTGLALGLGTMVGGALITEMIFSYPGLGSTLLSAVQNNDYPLIQGGALLVMITVLIANLIVDLLIGFFDPRVKAGLSSGV; from the coding sequence ATGCTTAAGAATTATCCGACGCTCAGATTTATCTTGCAGAGAGGAATTTGGTATTTCCTGACCTTTTTGGTCGCGGTAACCATAAACTTCTTTTTGCCGCGTTTCGGCGCAGACCCGATAGATTTGATAATGAGCCAACAGAGGGCGGTAGGAAGACAGGCGGAGCAGAGACGCACCGCCTATATGAAACAGTTCGGCTTGGTAGAACAAAGAAGAGTAGCCGTAACCGTTTCGGGTGAATTTTTGGTTGACGCGAATAATCAGCCGTTAAATTTGGAAACACTTGTAAGAAGCGGAGTTTTGTTTCCCGATACGCTTGCGCAATTATGGAATTCCACATTTACGATTACAAACCTTCCCGCTCTGCAAAGCGCGTTAAGGCTGATGAACGAAAAACGAGGCTTTGGTCTTCCAGGTTGGATAGACCTTTGGGGCGGTTGTCCTGAAAGCGAACCCGACCAAGACGGAAATTTCCCTTGTTTGTCGGCAACCGGACTTGAAAACTTTATGAGAACCGAATTAAGCGCGACCGACATTCTTTCGCTCCCCGGTATTACAATAAACAGAGGAGTTATGGTTTACACGGGCGACGCGGAAAGATTGCGCGACCAACTCGGCGGTTTTGCACTCATAAACGAGGCGTATCTTGTAAGAGACGGCGACGGCAATTTTAATCTGTATCAGTGGGACGGCGACGTTCAACAACCAAGATACATAAGAGTTTCAAGCGGTTCTAACGACGATATTATGGGAACTCTCAGTTTCTTGGCGGGAAGCGAAGTGCTTTACGAAAAACTTCCCGAAGAAGCAAACGACAAAATTTTGTCTTCAGTAGTGCCAATTCGTCGCTCGCTGTTTGGGCAGTATATACAATATTTGGTAATGCTCTCCCGCGGAGATATGGGAACGTCCCTCATTCGCTACCCGCAATCGGTCGGCGAAATTGTAGCGAGCGCAGTTCCTTGGACTATCGCGCTTCAATTCCCCGCAATACTTTTCGGCTGGATTGTCGGAAACGTTTTGGGTGTGTTGGCGGCGTATAAACGCGGAATGTTCGACAAAATACTTTTCCCTTGCGCGCTTTTAACAAACTCTATTCCGATGTTTGCATTCGGTATGCTTTTGGTATATGTTTTTGCGGAAGGATTTGGAATTTTCCCGTCAAGCGGAGGTTATGCAATGGGAGTCATACCGAGTTTCTCCATAGCGTTTATCTCTTCGGCGGCATTCCATTACGTGCTCCCCTTCCTTTCACTTTTCCCGATTTTTGCGAGCGGTCAAGCGACAGGTATGAGAACTATGGGTATTTACGAACTTGGAACAGGCTACGTAAAATACGCAAAAACTTTGGGTGTTTCGGAAAACAGAATTTTGATGTATATCTTCAGAAATGCAATGCTTCCTCAATTAACAGGTTTGGCTTTGGGCTTGGGAACGATGGTGGGCGGCGCGCTCATTACCGAAATGATTTTCTCATATCCCGGACTTGGCTCAACGCTTTTGAGCGCAGTGCAAAACAACGACTACCCGCTTATTCAAGGCGGCGCGTTGCTTGTGATGATAACAGTTCTTATTGCAAACTTAATAGTGGACTTGCTCATTGGGTTCTTCGACCCGAGAGTAAAAGCCGGATTGTCGTCGGGGGTGTAA
- a CDS encoding ABC transporter permease, whose protein sequence is MKLLKNLLKEPAFVFGVGLFFLTILIALLGPLFASMDMASRHLPYSPPSEGIALGSDHLGRDMVSMLIAGLQSSLFVGFLAGIIATTIGTFLGVYAGFKGGFIDDFINMVTNLFLVIPSFVVLLLISSSLEDGRSLQLIAVIIGFTIWPWTARSVRAQTSSLKSSEHINLARVNGANTFCILTKHILPYLLSYVFMVFIIQVASGILQEASISMLGLGPYDSVSLGIIMNDAMRNEALGDGAWWAFVPASVLITSIVFALYALNTSMEGVFNPALRK, encoded by the coding sequence ATGAAACTACTTAAAAACTTACTGAAAGAGCCGGCATTTGTATTTGGCGTAGGGCTATTCTTTCTGACTATTTTGATAGCGTTGCTCGGACCGCTTTTTGCGAGTATGGATATGGCGTCAAGGCATTTGCCATACTCTCCGCCGAGCGAAGGAATTGCATTGGGCTCCGACCATTTGGGGCGCGATATGGTTTCTATGCTTATTGCAGGGCTTCAAAGTTCGCTGTTTGTCGGCTTTTTGGCGGGAATTATCGCAACGACAATCGGAACATTCTTGGGCGTTTACGCAGGATTTAAGGGCGGCTTTATCGACGACTTTATCAATATGGTGACCAACCTTTTCTTGGTAATACCGTCGTTTGTAGTGCTTCTTTTGATTTCTTCTTCACTCGAAGACGGACGTTCGTTGCAACTGATTGCGGTTATAATCGGCTTTACGATTTGGCCCTGGACTGCTCGTTCGGTGCGGGCGCAAACTTCGTCGCTGAAGAGTTCGGAGCATATAAATCTGGCAAGAGTAAACGGTGCAAATACTTTCTGCATCCTTACAAAACACATTTTGCCTTATTTGCTTTCGTACGTGTTTATGGTCTTTATCATTCAGGTCGCTTCCGGAATTTTGCAGGAAGCTTCTATAAGTATGCTCGGACTTGGACCTTACGACAGCGTGTCGCTCGGAATAATTATGAACGACGCAATGCGAAACGAAGCGTTGGGAGATGGAGCGTGGTGGGCGTTTGTTCCGGCAAGCGTACTCATTACTTCAATAGTATTTGCACTTTACGCACTTAACACTTCGATGGAAGGTGTGTTTAACCCCGCTTTACGGAAATAG
- a CDS encoding ABC transporter ATP-binding protein, producing MPIFEAKNLSLHYLTRFGSKVHAAVDISFELKEGEILGIAGESGCGKTTLVSGLSGMCIPPLHYTSGELFVNGQPLLERSLEDIRENVLAREISMIPQGAYNALNPTRKIKDLAMDVLKSHEKGKVSKKEMYQRIHNRFELLGLDTEKVLNSYSVTLTPGEKQRSVIGISTLLNPKMVIADEPTSALDVTTQKQVIGVIFDLLEKKVFSTMIFITHELPLLRHVADRIAVMYAGEIVELGTSEQLVFSPKHPYTQALMSAMLSAEEGARKRKPEAIEGAPPSLADKIEGCRFAPRCKYATDSCRKNKQEIRIVDNRQVRCEYAK from the coding sequence ATGCCAATATTTGAAGCAAAAAACTTATCCCTTCACTATCTTACCCGTTTCGGCTCTAAAGTCCACGCGGCGGTAGATATTTCTTTTGAATTAAAGGAAGGCGAAATTCTTGGTATTGCAGGCGAGTCGGGCTGCGGAAAAACAACGCTTGTAAGCGGACTTTCGGGAATGTGTATCCCGCCTCTGCATTACACGTCGGGCGAACTTTTCGTAAACGGTCAGCCGCTTTTGGAACGCTCGCTCGAAGACATCCGCGAAAACGTCCTTGCGCGCGAAATTTCGATGATACCTCAAGGTGCGTACAACGCGCTTAATCCGACAAGAAAAATTAAGGATTTGGCGATGGACGTTCTCAAAAGCCACGAAAAAGGCAAAGTGAGCAAGAAAGAAATGTATCAGAGAATTCACAATCGCTTTGAACTTTTGGGGCTTGACACCGAAAAAGTGCTTAATTCTTACTCGGTAACCTTAACCCCCGGTGAAAAACAGCGCTCGGTAATAGGAATTTCGACCCTGCTTAACCCGAAAATGGTTATTGCGGACGAGCCGACTTCCGCGCTCGACGTCACAACGCAAAAGCAAGTTATCGGCGTTATTTTCGACTTGTTAGAGAAAAAAGTTTTCTCAACAATGATATTCATAACGCACGAATTACCGCTTCTTCGCCACGTTGCGGACAGAATTGCGGTAATGTACGCGGGCGAAATCGTAGAGTTGGGAACAAGCGAGCAGTTGGTATTCTCGCCGAAGCACCCATACACGCAAGCGCTTATGAGCGCAATGCTTTCGGCGGAAGAGGGCGCGAGAAAACGCAAACCCGAAGCAATCGAAGGCGCTCCCCCAAGTCTTGCCGACAAAATTGAGGGTTGCCGTTTTGCGCCGCGTTGCAAATACGCGACCGACAGTTGCAGAAAGAATAAACAGGAAATTCGTATCGTTGATAATCGTCAAGTGAGGTGTGAATATGCCAAATAA
- a CDS encoding dipeptide/oligopeptide/nickel ABC transporter ATP-binding protein: MPNKNIFEAKNLVKEFGQGKTRNTVLKGLNFEIGDGEIVTIVGGSACGKSVIAKHLLGFLQPTKGELLYKGKKITNQRDHWQTVQPIFQDPFSAFNQFFSIRSQLEDSFKVLYNKPSKAEIKDKVDEALLAVNVMPSDLKEKFPFELSGGQMQRMLLARIFALKPQVLIADEATSMVDACVRANILDYLMKLKEELNMTIVFITHDIGLAYYVSDRIFVMHDGQIVEHGTPDDVALNPKSPQTIQLLEDIPDIHKDWVVRKRA, encoded by the coding sequence ATGCCAAATAAAAATATATTTGAAGCAAAAAATCTCGTTAAGGAATTCGGGCAAGGTAAAACGCGTAATACTGTGCTAAAAGGACTGAATTTTGAAATCGGAGACGGCGAAATTGTAACCATCGTAGGCGGTTCCGCCTGTGGAAAGTCTGTAATAGCAAAGCATCTTTTGGGATTTTTACAACCGACAAAAGGCGAATTACTTTACAAAGGTAAAAAAATAACCAATCAGCGCGACCATTGGCAAACAGTTCAGCCGATTTTCCAAGACCCGTTTTCGGCGTTCAATCAGTTTTTCTCTATTCGCTCGCAGTTAGAAGATTCGTTCAAGGTTTTATATAACAAACCAAGCAAAGCGGAAATAAAAGACAAGGTTGACGAAGCGCTTTTGGCGGTAAACGTTATGCCGAGCGACCTTAAAGAGAAATTCCCCTTTGAACTTTCGGGCGGACAAATGCAGAGAATGCTTCTTGCAAGAATTTTTGCCTTAAAACCGCAAGTTCTTATTGCCGACGAAGCGACTTCGATGGTGGACGCGTGCGTACGCGCAAATATTTTGGACTATCTTATGAAACTCAAAGAAGAGTTGAATATGACCATAGTATTTATCACGCACGATATTGGTTTGGCGTATTACGTTTCCGACAGAATTTTCGTAATGCACGACGGACAAATAGTCGAACACGGTACCCCCGACGATGTTGCGCTTAACCCCAAAAGCCCGCAGACAATACAGCTTTTGGAGGATATTCCCGATATTCACAAAGACTGGGTAGTGCGAAAGAGAGCGTAA